One part of the Girardinichthys multiradiatus isolate DD_20200921_A chromosome 10, DD_fGirMul_XY1, whole genome shotgun sequence genome encodes these proteins:
- the pth3r gene encoding parathyroid hormone 3 receptor isoform X1 → MGPHTHSPDQKCPLNFRAKQGFFSNVFLDIRTRRKQNVSTNGTQENNTPEEGINAFAVFHCVMTAAALIDSDDVITRDEQIYVLIGAHARCERSIRAQMTLIKDGECAPEWDGIICWPRSRAGQLVSVQCPAYIYDFNHRGRAYRQCDGSGNWELAPSNNHTWANYTECTQYLSSNHRNMEEKVFQRLHLMYTVGYSISLASLLVAISILCYFKRLHCTRNYIHIHLFTSFVCRAVSIFVKDAVLYSISEANRAESEFTAVKPPMAGCKAAVTLFLYFLATNHYWILVEGLYLHSLIFMAFLSDKNYLWALTIMGWGVPAVFVSIWVSARASLADTQCWDISAGNLKWIYQVPILAAIVVNFLLFLNIIRVLASKLWETNTGKLDLRQQYRKLLKSTLVLMPLFGVHYIVFMALPYTEVTGLLWQVQMHYEMFFNSSQGFFVAFIYCFCNGEVQAEVKKAWLRRSLVLDLKQKARMTSSGGGSCYYGGMMSHATTHSVCMSATHPRAFSFTGGTTSSGGAAGGSGVRPPRLSAPSSLLHNHSSLCVFVPSTAETSGPQQDLAVWEPGMAESEVFVRHTRANKGNDNCSSNGAEDPDCPLSVKELETIL, encoded by the exons ATGGGTCCACACACCCACAGTCCTGATCAGAAATGTCCACTAAACTTTAGAGCAAAACAAGGATTTTTTTCCAACGTATTCCTGGATATCAGGACGCGCAGGAAACAAAATGTGAGCACTAATGGGACGCAGGAGAACAACACACCTGAAGAG ggaattaaCGCCTTTGCTGTTTTTCACTGTGTGATGACAGCTGCTGCACTG ATAGACTCGGATGACGTCATCACGCGAGATGAGCAGATCTATGTTCTGATTGGTGCCCATGCCAGGTGTGAGAGGAGCATTCGAGCTCAAATGACCCTCATCAAAG ATGGGGAATGTGCTCCAGAGTGGGATGGGATTATCTGCTGGCCCCGAAGCAGAGCGGGCCAGCTGGTCTCAGTGCAGTGTCCAGCATACATCTATGACTTCAACCACAGAG GGCGAGCTTACCGCCAGTGTGATGGGTCAGGGAACTGGGAGCTGGCGCCCAGTAACAACCACACATGGGCAAACTACACGGAGTGCACCCAATACCTGAGCTCCAACCacagaaacatggaggag AAGGTGTTTCAGCGGCTCCATCTCATGTACACTGTCGGCTACTCCATTTCTCTGGCATCTTTGTTGGTGGCAATCTCCATCCTTTGCTATTTCAA GCGCCTCCACTGCACACGCAACTACATTCACATTCACCTCTTCACCTCCTTCGTTTGTCGAGCTGTTAGCATCTTTGTGAAGGACGCTGTGCTCTACTCCATATCTGAGGCCAACAGAGCTGAGTCTGAATTCACAGCGGTGAAGCCGCCTATg GCTGGTTGTAAAGCTGCTGTTACTCTCTTCCTGTACTTCCTTGCAACCAATCATTACTGGATTTTGGTGGAGGGATTGTACCTCCACAGCCTCATCTTTATGGCTTTCCTATCTGACAAGAACTACCTGTGGGCCCTCACCATCATGGGCTGGG GTGTTCCGGCTGTGTTTGTGTCCATTTGGGTCAGTGCACGAGCTTCACTGGCAGATACTCA ATGCTGGGACATCAGTGCTGGAAACCTGAAGTGGATCTACCAAGTTCCCATTCTGGCAGCCATTGTT GTGAATTTCCTCCTTTTCCTTAATATTATCCGTGTCCTGGCCTCTAAACTCTGGGAAACCAACACCGGTAAGCTGGACCTTCGACAGCAGTACAG GAAGCTCCTCAAGTCCACCTTGGTCCTCATGCCTTTATTTGGAGTCCACTACATAGTTTTTATGGCCCTTCCCTATACTGAGGTTACTGGGCTGCTGTGGCAGGTGCAGATGCATTATGAGATGTTCTTCAACTCTTCACAG GGGTTTTTTGTGGCGTTCATCTACTGCTTCTGCAATGGCGAG gtGCAGGCAGAGGTTAAAAAGGCTTGGTTAAGACGTAGCTTGGTGCTGGACCTCAAACAGAAAGCCAGGATGACAAGCAGCGGCGGTGGAAGCTGCTACTACGGAGGCATGATGTCGCACGCCACCACCCACAGCGTCTGCATGTCCGCCACTCATCCCAGAGCTTTTTCCTTCACAGGAGGAACAACGAGCTCAGGAGGGGCAGCTGGTGGGTCAGGGGTCAGGCCGCCTCGTCTCTCTGCCCCGTCATCTCTCCTCCACAATCATAGCAGCTTGTGTGTGTTCGTTCCCAGCA
- the pth3r gene encoding parathyroid hormone 3 receptor isoform X2: MGPHTHSPDQKCPLNFRAKQGFFSNVFLDIRTRRKQNVSTNGTQENNTPEEGINAFAVFHCVMTAAALIDSDDVITRDEQIYVLIGAHARCERSIRAQMTLIKDGECAPEWDGIICWPRSRAGQLVSVQCPAYIYDFNHRGRAYRQCDGSGNWELAPSNNHTWANYTECTQYLSSNHRNMEEVFQRLHLMYTVGYSISLASLLVAISILCYFKRLHCTRNYIHIHLFTSFVCRAVSIFVKDAVLYSISEANRAESEFTAVKPPMAGCKAAVTLFLYFLATNHYWILVEGLYLHSLIFMAFLSDKNYLWALTIMGWGVPAVFVSIWVSARASLADTQCWDISAGNLKWIYQVPILAAIVVNFLLFLNIIRVLASKLWETNTGKLDLRQQYRKLLKSTLVLMPLFGVHYIVFMALPYTEVTGLLWQVQMHYEMFFNSSQGFFVAFIYCFCNGEVQAEVKKAWLRRSLVLDLKQKARMTSSGGGSCYYGGMMSHATTHSVCMSATHPRAFSFTGGTTSSGGAAGGSGVRPPRLSAPSSLLHNHSSLCVFVPSTAETSGPQQDLAVWEPGMAESEVFVRHTRANKGNDNCSSNGAEDPDCPLSVKELETIL; encoded by the exons ATGGGTCCACACACCCACAGTCCTGATCAGAAATGTCCACTAAACTTTAGAGCAAAACAAGGATTTTTTTCCAACGTATTCCTGGATATCAGGACGCGCAGGAAACAAAATGTGAGCACTAATGGGACGCAGGAGAACAACACACCTGAAGAG ggaattaaCGCCTTTGCTGTTTTTCACTGTGTGATGACAGCTGCTGCACTG ATAGACTCGGATGACGTCATCACGCGAGATGAGCAGATCTATGTTCTGATTGGTGCCCATGCCAGGTGTGAGAGGAGCATTCGAGCTCAAATGACCCTCATCAAAG ATGGGGAATGTGCTCCAGAGTGGGATGGGATTATCTGCTGGCCCCGAAGCAGAGCGGGCCAGCTGGTCTCAGTGCAGTGTCCAGCATACATCTATGACTTCAACCACAGAG GGCGAGCTTACCGCCAGTGTGATGGGTCAGGGAACTGGGAGCTGGCGCCCAGTAACAACCACACATGGGCAAACTACACGGAGTGCACCCAATACCTGAGCTCCAACCacagaaacatggaggag GTGTTTCAGCGGCTCCATCTCATGTACACTGTCGGCTACTCCATTTCTCTGGCATCTTTGTTGGTGGCAATCTCCATCCTTTGCTATTTCAA GCGCCTCCACTGCACACGCAACTACATTCACATTCACCTCTTCACCTCCTTCGTTTGTCGAGCTGTTAGCATCTTTGTGAAGGACGCTGTGCTCTACTCCATATCTGAGGCCAACAGAGCTGAGTCTGAATTCACAGCGGTGAAGCCGCCTATg GCTGGTTGTAAAGCTGCTGTTACTCTCTTCCTGTACTTCCTTGCAACCAATCATTACTGGATTTTGGTGGAGGGATTGTACCTCCACAGCCTCATCTTTATGGCTTTCCTATCTGACAAGAACTACCTGTGGGCCCTCACCATCATGGGCTGGG GTGTTCCGGCTGTGTTTGTGTCCATTTGGGTCAGTGCACGAGCTTCACTGGCAGATACTCA ATGCTGGGACATCAGTGCTGGAAACCTGAAGTGGATCTACCAAGTTCCCATTCTGGCAGCCATTGTT GTGAATTTCCTCCTTTTCCTTAATATTATCCGTGTCCTGGCCTCTAAACTCTGGGAAACCAACACCGGTAAGCTGGACCTTCGACAGCAGTACAG GAAGCTCCTCAAGTCCACCTTGGTCCTCATGCCTTTATTTGGAGTCCACTACATAGTTTTTATGGCCCTTCCCTATACTGAGGTTACTGGGCTGCTGTGGCAGGTGCAGATGCATTATGAGATGTTCTTCAACTCTTCACAG GGGTTTTTTGTGGCGTTCATCTACTGCTTCTGCAATGGCGAG gtGCAGGCAGAGGTTAAAAAGGCTTGGTTAAGACGTAGCTTGGTGCTGGACCTCAAACAGAAAGCCAGGATGACAAGCAGCGGCGGTGGAAGCTGCTACTACGGAGGCATGATGTCGCACGCCACCACCCACAGCGTCTGCATGTCCGCCACTCATCCCAGAGCTTTTTCCTTCACAGGAGGAACAACGAGCTCAGGAGGGGCAGCTGGTGGGTCAGGGGTCAGGCCGCCTCGTCTCTCTGCCCCGTCATCTCTCCTCCACAATCATAGCAGCTTGTGTGTGTTCGTTCCCAGCA
- the pth3r gene encoding parathyroid hormone 3 receptor isoform X3, with protein MGPHTHSPDQKCPLNFRAKQGFFSNVFLDIRTRRKQNGINAFAVFHCVMTAAALIDSDDVITRDEQIYVLIGAHARCERSIRAQMTLIKDGECAPEWDGIICWPRSRAGQLVSVQCPAYIYDFNHRGRAYRQCDGSGNWELAPSNNHTWANYTECTQYLSSNHRNMEEKVFQRLHLMYTVGYSISLASLLVAISILCYFKRLHCTRNYIHIHLFTSFVCRAVSIFVKDAVLYSISEANRAESEFTAVKPPMAGCKAAVTLFLYFLATNHYWILVEGLYLHSLIFMAFLSDKNYLWALTIMGWGVPAVFVSIWVSARASLADTQCWDISAGNLKWIYQVPILAAIVVNFLLFLNIIRVLASKLWETNTGKLDLRQQYRKLLKSTLVLMPLFGVHYIVFMALPYTEVTGLLWQVQMHYEMFFNSSQGFFVAFIYCFCNGEVQAEVKKAWLRRSLVLDLKQKARMTSSGGGSCYYGGMMSHATTHSVCMSATHPRAFSFTGGTTSSGGAAGGSGVRPPRLSAPSSLLHNHSSLCVFVPSTAETSGPQQDLAVWEPGMAESEVFVRHTRANKGNDNCSSNGAEDPDCPLSVKELETIL; from the exons ATGGGTCCACACACCCACAGTCCTGATCAGAAATGTCCACTAAACTTTAGAGCAAAACAAGGATTTTTTTCCAACGTATTCCTGGATATCAGGACGCGCAGGAAACAAAAT ggaattaaCGCCTTTGCTGTTTTTCACTGTGTGATGACAGCTGCTGCACTG ATAGACTCGGATGACGTCATCACGCGAGATGAGCAGATCTATGTTCTGATTGGTGCCCATGCCAGGTGTGAGAGGAGCATTCGAGCTCAAATGACCCTCATCAAAG ATGGGGAATGTGCTCCAGAGTGGGATGGGATTATCTGCTGGCCCCGAAGCAGAGCGGGCCAGCTGGTCTCAGTGCAGTGTCCAGCATACATCTATGACTTCAACCACAGAG GGCGAGCTTACCGCCAGTGTGATGGGTCAGGGAACTGGGAGCTGGCGCCCAGTAACAACCACACATGGGCAAACTACACGGAGTGCACCCAATACCTGAGCTCCAACCacagaaacatggaggag AAGGTGTTTCAGCGGCTCCATCTCATGTACACTGTCGGCTACTCCATTTCTCTGGCATCTTTGTTGGTGGCAATCTCCATCCTTTGCTATTTCAA GCGCCTCCACTGCACACGCAACTACATTCACATTCACCTCTTCACCTCCTTCGTTTGTCGAGCTGTTAGCATCTTTGTGAAGGACGCTGTGCTCTACTCCATATCTGAGGCCAACAGAGCTGAGTCTGAATTCACAGCGGTGAAGCCGCCTATg GCTGGTTGTAAAGCTGCTGTTACTCTCTTCCTGTACTTCCTTGCAACCAATCATTACTGGATTTTGGTGGAGGGATTGTACCTCCACAGCCTCATCTTTATGGCTTTCCTATCTGACAAGAACTACCTGTGGGCCCTCACCATCATGGGCTGGG GTGTTCCGGCTGTGTTTGTGTCCATTTGGGTCAGTGCACGAGCTTCACTGGCAGATACTCA ATGCTGGGACATCAGTGCTGGAAACCTGAAGTGGATCTACCAAGTTCCCATTCTGGCAGCCATTGTT GTGAATTTCCTCCTTTTCCTTAATATTATCCGTGTCCTGGCCTCTAAACTCTGGGAAACCAACACCGGTAAGCTGGACCTTCGACAGCAGTACAG GAAGCTCCTCAAGTCCACCTTGGTCCTCATGCCTTTATTTGGAGTCCACTACATAGTTTTTATGGCCCTTCCCTATACTGAGGTTACTGGGCTGCTGTGGCAGGTGCAGATGCATTATGAGATGTTCTTCAACTCTTCACAG GGGTTTTTTGTGGCGTTCATCTACTGCTTCTGCAATGGCGAG gtGCAGGCAGAGGTTAAAAAGGCTTGGTTAAGACGTAGCTTGGTGCTGGACCTCAAACAGAAAGCCAGGATGACAAGCAGCGGCGGTGGAAGCTGCTACTACGGAGGCATGATGTCGCACGCCACCACCCACAGCGTCTGCATGTCCGCCACTCATCCCAGAGCTTTTTCCTTCACAGGAGGAACAACGAGCTCAGGAGGGGCAGCTGGTGGGTCAGGGGTCAGGCCGCCTCGTCTCTCTGCCCCGTCATCTCTCCTCCACAATCATAGCAGCTTGTGTGTGTTCGTTCCCAGCA